From one Comamonas piscis genomic stretch:
- a CDS encoding sigma-54-dependent Fis family transcriptional regulator, giving the protein MDPQITSQVLRQARVHLLAHGECPPGAVQARIASSWQRSLRAGVQPVGRVSGGDPLTGTEMRQVLTRSEDLLAIARPVMDYVFEQIQDSHSMVILANAQSTLLHTLGDAPFLNKAERVALRSGAIWTEEARGTNAIGTALVEATPLRVEGAEHFLEANSFLNCAASPIFSAQGQLLGVLDISGDQRLAQAHTLGLATTAARMIENRWLLARHQRDWRMHFHTQAEGVGTAAEGILALAPDGLLLGGNRAAMQSLKIAAADWGHLHWDDISAMPLRDWLARGHTQTERLHLAALHTGRSVFARLVLPSGAQATSATATQAALPSDRAGRAQLPAVPPQLAPDALAQLDTGDLAWRAAAERGRRTLGKGIALLVQGESGVGKELFARALHDSSARHAGPFVAINCAAIPEHLIEAELFGYESGAFTGARRDGQLGRLREAQGGTLFLDEIGDMPLALQTRLLRVLQERSITPLGGGKAQQLDFALVCATHHQLREAVAQGRFRADLFYRINGLALQLPALRDRSDREVITRRLLDQFNPGQSVRLHPDLAFAMAHYPWPGNLREYANALQTASALLLPGEDTIGWSQLSDDLAQELLRYREGAPMAVAALAAQAQPPSLPATDLKTLSHTAIAQMLQQCRGNVSQAAKLLGISRQTLYRRLKVS; this is encoded by the coding sequence ATGGATCCCCAGATCACCTCTCAGGTGCTGCGCCAGGCACGGGTGCATTTGCTGGCACATGGTGAATGCCCGCCGGGGGCGGTGCAGGCGCGCATTGCCAGCTCCTGGCAGCGCAGCCTGCGCGCAGGGGTGCAGCCGGTGGGCCGTGTCTCTGGCGGCGATCCGCTGACGGGCACCGAAATGCGCCAGGTGCTCACCCGCAGCGAAGACCTGCTGGCCATTGCCCGGCCGGTGATGGACTATGTGTTCGAGCAGATCCAGGACAGCCATAGCATGGTGATCCTGGCCAATGCCCAAAGCACCTTGCTGCACACCTTGGGCGATGCACCGTTTCTGAACAAGGCCGAGCGGGTGGCGCTGCGCAGTGGCGCGATCTGGACCGAAGAGGCGCGCGGCACCAATGCGATCGGTACGGCGCTGGTAGAGGCCACACCGCTGCGCGTCGAAGGCGCCGAGCATTTTCTGGAGGCCAACAGCTTTTTGAACTGCGCGGCCTCGCCCATCTTCAGCGCCCAGGGCCAGTTGCTGGGTGTGCTCGATATCTCGGGCGACCAGCGCCTGGCCCAGGCCCATACCTTGGGCCTGGCCACCACCGCTGCCCGCATGATCGAAAACCGCTGGCTGCTGGCACGCCACCAGCGCGACTGGCGCATGCATTTCCACACCCAGGCCGAAGGGGTGGGCACCGCTGCCGAAGGCATTTTGGCGCTGGCGCCGGATGGCTTGCTGCTGGGCGGCAACCGCGCGGCCATGCAAAGCCTCAAGATCGCCGCCGCTGACTGGGGCCATCTGCACTGGGACGACATCAGCGCCATGCCGCTGCGCGACTGGCTGGCCCGGGGCCACACCCAGACCGAGCGCCTGCATCTGGCGGCCTTGCACACCGGCCGCAGCGTGTTTGCACGCCTGGTGCTGCCTTCGGGGGCGCAAGCCACATCGGCAACTGCTACGCAAGCGGCGTTGCCCAGCGATCGCGCGGGACGTGCGCAACTGCCCGCCGTGCCCCCACAACTGGCGCCCGATGCGCTGGCCCAGCTGGATACCGGCGACCTGGCCTGGCGCGCAGCCGCAGAGCGCGGCCGACGCACCCTGGGCAAGGGCATTGCCTTGCTGGTGCAGGGCGAATCGGGCGTCGGCAAGGAGTTGTTTGCGCGCGCGCTGCACGACAGCAGCGCACGCCATGCCGGGCCTTTTGTCGCCATCAACTGCGCGGCGATTCCAGAGCATTTGATCGAGGCCGAGCTGTTTGGCTATGAATCAGGAGCCTTTACCGGCGCCCGGCGCGATGGCCAGCTAGGCCGCTTGCGCGAGGCCCAGGGCGGCACCTTGTTCCTCGACGAGATCGGCGATATGCCGCTGGCGCTGCAAACCCGCTTGCTGCGCGTGCTGCAAGAGCGCAGCATCACCCCGCTGGGGGGCGGCAAGGCCCAGCAGCTAGACTTTGCGCTGGTCTGTGCCACCCACCACCAGCTGCGCGAGGCCGTGGCGCAGGGCCGCTTTCGGGCCGATCTGTTCTACCGCATCAATGGCCTGGCCTTGCAGTTGCCTGCGCTACGCGATCGCAGCGACCGCGAGGTGATCACCCGCCGCTTGCTGGACCAGTTCAATCCCGGGCAATCGGTGCGGTTGCACCCCGATCTGGCCTTTGCGATGGCGCACTACCCCTGGCCCGGCAATCTGCGCGAATATGCGAATGCGCTGCAGACCGCATCGGCGCTGCTGCTGCCTGGTGAAGACACCATTGGCTGGTCCCAGCTCTCCGACGACCTGGCGCAGGAGCTGCTGCGCTACCGCGAAGGCGCACCGATGGCGGTCGCCGCTTTGGCAGCGCAAGCGCAGCCACCCAGCCTGCCGGCGACCGATTTGAAAACCCTCTCCCACACCGCCATCGCGCAGATGCTGCAGCAGTGCCGAGGCAATGTGTCGCAGGCGGCCAAGCTGCTGGGCATCAGCCGGCAGACCTTGTACCGCCGGCTCAAGGTTTCTTAG
- a CDS encoding aldehyde dehydrogenase family protein, whose translation MQYVFPGQSGAKISYKKQYNNFIGGQWKAPVKGQYFDVISPINGQVYTQAARSTAEDVELALDAAHAAADVWGKASATERSNVLLKIADRIDANTELLAYAETVDNGKAIRETLNADIPLSADHFRYFAGALRAQEGGLSEIDNTTVAYHYHEPLGVVGQIIPWNFPILMAAWKLAPAIAAGNCVVLKPAESTPISLLILIELIEDLLPPGVLNVVNGFGREAGMPLANSKRIAKIAFTGSTSTGRVIAQAAANNLIPATLELGGKSPNVFFADVMDHDDAFLDKAIEGLVLFAFNQGEVCTCPSRALIHESIYDRFMEKVLKRIAAIKHGNPLDTDSMMGAQASKEQLIKISSYLDLGRQEGAEVLIGGAEAKLGGDLAGGYYVQPTVFKGHNKMRIFQEEIFGPVLAVTTFKTEEEALELANDTLYGLGAGVWTRNGNLAYRMGRAIKAGRVWTNCYHHYPAHAAFGGYKESGIGRENHKMMLNHYQQTKNLLVSYSENKLGFF comes from the coding sequence ATGCAATACGTATTTCCCGGCCAATCGGGCGCCAAGATCAGCTACAAAAAGCAGTACAACAACTTCATCGGCGGCCAGTGGAAGGCGCCGGTCAAGGGCCAGTACTTTGATGTGATCTCGCCGATCAACGGCCAGGTCTACACCCAGGCCGCCCGCTCGACCGCAGAGGACGTGGAGCTGGCACTGGATGCCGCCCATGCAGCGGCCGATGTCTGGGGCAAGGCCTCCGCCACCGAACGCTCCAACGTGCTGCTGAAAATCGCCGACCGCATCGATGCCAATACCGAGCTGCTGGCCTACGCCGAGACCGTGGACAACGGCAAGGCCATCCGCGAAACGCTCAATGCCGACATTCCGCTGTCGGCCGACCACTTCCGCTACTTTGCCGGCGCGCTGCGGGCGCAAGAAGGCGGCCTCAGCGAGATCGACAACACGACGGTGGCCTACCACTACCATGAGCCGCTGGGTGTGGTCGGCCAGATCATTCCCTGGAACTTCCCCATCCTGATGGCCGCCTGGAAGCTGGCACCGGCCATTGCCGCCGGCAACTGCGTGGTGCTCAAGCCTGCAGAATCCACCCCCATCAGCCTGCTGATCCTCATCGAGCTGATCGAGGACCTGCTGCCCCCGGGCGTGCTCAACGTGGTCAATGGCTTTGGCCGCGAGGCCGGCATGCCGCTGGCCAACAGCAAGCGCATCGCCAAGATTGCGTTTACCGGCTCGACCAGCACGGGCCGCGTCATTGCCCAGGCTGCCGCCAACAACCTGATTCCCGCCACCCTGGAGCTGGGTGGTAAGTCGCCCAATGTGTTCTTCGCCGATGTGATGGACCACGACGACGCCTTCCTCGACAAGGCGATCGAAGGCCTGGTGCTGTTCGCCTTCAACCAGGGCGAGGTCTGCACCTGCCCGAGCCGGGCACTGATCCATGAATCCATCTACGACCGCTTCATGGAAAAGGTGCTCAAGCGCATTGCCGCCATCAAGCACGGCAACCCGCTGGACACCGACAGCATGATGGGCGCACAGGCCAGCAAGGAACAGCTGATCAAGATCAGCAGCTACCTGGACCTGGGTCGCCAGGAGGGCGCCGAGGTGCTGATTGGCGGCGCCGAAGCCAAGCTCGGTGGTGATCTGGCAGGCGGCTACTATGTGCAGCCCACGGTGTTCAAGGGCCACAACAAGATGCGCATCTTCCAGGAAGAGATATTTGGCCCGGTGCTTGCTGTCACCACCTTCAAGACCGAGGAAGAAGCACTGGAGCTGGCCAACGACACCTTGTACGGCCTGGGCGCCGGGGTGTGGACGCGCAACGGCAACCTGGCCTACCGCATGGGCCGCGCCATCAAGGCCGGCCGCGTGTGGACCAACTGCTACCACCACTACCCCGCCCATGCCGCCTTTGGTGGCTACAAAGAATCGGGCATTGGCCGTGAGAACCACAAGATGATGCTGAACCACTACCAGCAAACCAAGAACCTGCTGGTGTCCTACTCCGAAAACAAGCTGGGCTTCTTCTAA
- a CDS encoding DUF779 domain-containing protein: MVVEKVVATPAAQALIALLKDKHGPGLMFHQSGGCCDNSAANCYLIGELTIGQGDVYLGDIGGCAFYMSTSQYTYWKHTQLIIDVIDTHGGGTFSLEGPEGKAFHTRSRVFSDEELAALQQQDAAANANNAQS; the protein is encoded by the coding sequence ATGGTTGTGGAAAAAGTGGTGGCCACGCCGGCCGCGCAAGCGCTGATTGCCTTGCTCAAAGACAAACATGGCCCCGGTCTGATGTTTCACCAATCTGGCGGCTGCTGCGACAACAGCGCCGCCAACTGCTACCTGATAGGTGAGCTGACCATTGGCCAGGGCGATGTCTACCTGGGCGACATTGGCGGCTGCGCGTTTTACATGAGCACCTCCCAGTACACCTACTGGAAGCACACCCAGCTCATCATCGATGTGATCGACACCCACGGTGGCGGCACTTTCTCGCTCGAAGGCCCCGAGGGCAAGGCCTTTCATACCCGCTCCCGCGTGTTCAGCGACGAGGAACTGGCGGCGCTGCAGCAACAGGATGCAGCGGCCAATGCAAACAATGCGCAGTCCTAG
- a CDS encoding polyhydroxyalkanoate granule-associated phasin, translated as MTARHTTQAKVQNLATKSLELSLAAPQVVAQRVGRMMLAGSQPSARDQQEFYRMGNEKVTAFYESWIGMWTQACTSYWQTAASLCTTPNLLAPTTSNPLAAFGVGKATSRMVSQQVQAVTDVLNAGISPVHAKAVRNAKRLSRISKR; from the coding sequence ATGACTGCAAGACACACGACCCAAGCCAAGGTCCAGAATCTGGCCACCAAAAGCTTGGAGCTCAGCTTGGCTGCTCCCCAAGTGGTTGCACAACGGGTAGGCCGCATGATGCTGGCGGGCAGCCAACCATCGGCCCGCGACCAGCAGGAGTTCTACCGCATGGGCAACGAAAAGGTGACGGCCTTCTACGAGTCCTGGATCGGCATGTGGACCCAGGCCTGCACGTCCTACTGGCAAACCGCTGCCAGCCTGTGCACAACCCCCAACCTGTTGGCCCCCACCACCAGCAACCCGCTTGCGGCATTCGGCGTCGGCAAGGCCACCTCGCGCATGGTCAGCCAGCAGGTACAAGCAGTCACCGATGTACTCAATGCCGGCATCTCGCCCGTGCATGCCAAGGCGGTGCGCAATGCCAAGCGGCTGTCGCGCATCAGCAAGCGCTAA
- a CDS encoding ABCB family ABC transporter ATP-binding protein/permease, translating into MRRFAEAPAATSPSSNDGKPLTAGDGRTLKRLLPYLWTYKWRVLAALLLMVGAKVANVGVPVLLKHVVDALDIRPGNPQALLVVPMGLLLAYGGLRLLTSVFGELRELVFSKATQGAARAIALQTFEHLHAMSLRSHLERQTGGMTRDIERGVKGVESLISYSLYSVVPTLIELALVLGILAVQFDIWFAIITIVALTVYMSFTVVVTQWRTHFRREANLIDSAAHSKAIDSLLNYETVKYFNNEGFEAQRYDGDLEKLRLSRLKSQSSLSLLNSGQQLIIAVALVAMLWRATQGVVDGRLSLGDLVMINAFMIQLYIPLNFLGTLYREIKQSLTDLDRMFVLMDQQREVADAPGAQPLALQAEPELRFDDVHFAYHPGRPILQGLSFVVPAGKKVAVVGPSGAGKSTLARLIFRFYDVQAGAIRIAGQDIRDLTQDSLRRAIGIVPQDTVLFNDTVAYNIAYGRPGATQEEVEQAAQAARIHTMIAASPEGYATRVGERGLKLSGGEKQRVAIARTLLKNPPILIFDEATSALDSANERAIQLELQKAAQGKTTLVIAHRLSTVVDAHEILVMDAGRIVERGTHAQLLALGARYANMWALQRNQAQD; encoded by the coding sequence ATGCGACGTTTTGCCGAGGCGCCTGCCGCCACAAGCCCTAGCTCCAACGATGGAAAACCCCTGACCGCTGGCGACGGCCGTACCTTGAAGCGGCTGCTGCCCTACCTCTGGACCTACAAATGGCGGGTGCTGGCCGCACTGCTGCTGATGGTGGGCGCCAAGGTGGCCAATGTCGGGGTGCCGGTGCTGCTCAAACATGTGGTCGATGCGCTCGACATCCGCCCCGGCAACCCGCAGGCCTTGCTGGTGGTACCGATGGGCCTGCTGCTGGCCTATGGCGGCCTGCGCCTCTTGACCTCGGTGTTTGGGGAGCTGCGTGAGCTGGTGTTCTCCAAGGCCACGCAGGGCGCCGCGCGCGCGATTGCGCTGCAGACCTTTGAGCATCTGCATGCGATGAGCCTGCGCTCCCACCTGGAGCGCCAGACGGGCGGCATGACCCGCGATATCGAGCGCGGCGTCAAAGGCGTGGAGTCCCTCATCTCGTACTCGCTCTACAGCGTCGTGCCCACCTTGATCGAGCTGGCGCTGGTGCTGGGCATTCTGGCCGTGCAGTTCGACATCTGGTTTGCCATCATCACCATCGTGGCGCTCACGGTTTATATGAGCTTCACCGTGGTGGTCACCCAGTGGCGCACGCATTTCCGGCGTGAGGCCAACCTGATCGACTCCGCGGCGCACAGCAAGGCGATTGATTCGCTCTTGAACTACGAGACCGTCAAATACTTTAACAACGAAGGCTTTGAGGCCCAGCGCTATGACGGGGATCTGGAAAAACTGCGCCTGTCGCGCCTCAAAAGCCAAAGCAGCCTGAGCCTGCTCAACAGCGGGCAACAGCTGATCATTGCAGTGGCCTTGGTCGCCATGCTCTGGCGCGCCACCCAGGGGGTTGTTGACGGGCGACTGAGCCTGGGCGATCTGGTGATGATCAATGCCTTCATGATCCAGCTCTACATTCCGCTCAATTTTCTGGGCACCTTGTACCGCGAGATCAAGCAAAGCCTGACCGACCTGGACCGCATGTTTGTACTGATGGACCAGCAGCGCGAGGTGGCCGATGCACCCGGCGCCCAGCCACTGGCGCTGCAGGCCGAGCCTGAGCTGCGTTTTGACGATGTGCACTTTGCCTACCACCCCGGCCGCCCCATTCTGCAGGGTCTGAGCTTTGTTGTGCCCGCTGGCAAGAAGGTTGCCGTCGTGGGCCCCTCTGGCGCAGGCAAATCTACCTTGGCACGGCTGATCTTCCGTTTTTACGATGTGCAGGCTGGCGCCATCCGCATTGCGGGCCAGGACATCCGCGATCTGACGCAGGACAGCCTGCGCCGCGCTATCGGCATCGTGCCCCAGGACACCGTGCTGTTCAACGACACCGTCGCCTACAACATCGCCTATGGCCGGCCCGGTGCCACGCAAGAGGAGGTGGAACAGGCCGCACAGGCCGCGCGCATCCACACAATGATTGCTGCCTCTCCCGAAGGCTATGCCACCCGCGTGGGCGAGCGCGGCCTCAAACTGTCAGGCGGTGAAAAGCAGCGCGTGGCCATTGCCCGCACCCTGCTGAAGAATCCGCCAATCCTGATCTTTGATGAGGCCACCTCCGCGCTGGATTCCGCCAACGAACGCGCCATCCAGCTGGAGCTGCAAAAGGCGGCCCAGGGCAAAACCACGTTAGTGATCGCCCACCGCCTGTCTACCGTGGTGGACGCGCATGAGATTTTGGTGATGGATGCCGGCCGCATTGTGGAGCGCGGCACGCATGCGCAGTTGCTGGCGCTGGGCGCTCGCTATGCCAACATGTGGGCACTACAGCGCAATCAGGCGCAGGATTGA
- a CDS encoding acyl-CoA thioesterase, translating to MNTPRTASDELPQDKELVLRVVPMPADCNANGDIFGGWVMSQVDLGGSVLPLRHSRGRTVTVAVNEFIFKQPVRVGDILSFYAKLVKVGTTSMTVEVEVYAERLSKQGQFFKVTQATLTYVAIDEEGHPRTVPPLPV from the coding sequence ATGAATACCCCCCGTACCGCATCCGACGAACTGCCCCAGGACAAAGAGCTGGTTTTGCGTGTTGTGCCCATGCCTGCCGACTGCAATGCCAATGGCGATATTTTTGGCGGCTGGGTCATGTCGCAGGTGGATTTGGGCGGCTCGGTGCTGCCGCTACGCCATTCGCGGGGCCGCACCGTCACTGTGGCGGTCAATGAATTCATTTTCAAGCAGCCGGTGCGCGTGGGCGATATCTTGTCGTTCTACGCCAAGCTGGTCAAGGTGGGCACCACCTCGATGACGGTCGAGGTCGAGGTATATGCCGAACGCCTGTCCAAGCAGGGCCAGTTCTTCAAGGTAACGCAGGCCACCTTGACCTATGTCGCCATCGACGAGGAAGGCCATCCCCGCACGGTACCGCCGCTGCCGGTCTGA
- a CDS encoding bactofilin family protein: MAVQNPFFGGRRDNDASASKFMGGNASSTSGSTLPSTAAGSASSVLGGNLSGHKADEPSNPSPTSSYTSTVTPDTTAGTGSKLTVGPNIKLKGVEITDCDTLVVEGTVEATMDSRVIQITADGAFRGSAEIDIAEIHGEFEGNLTVRDKLVIFGTGRVHGKIRYGKVIIEEGGQLTGEIECSNSTRKPVAASTSTPAASKTEKPAESLA; the protein is encoded by the coding sequence ATGGCTGTACAAAACCCTTTTTTCGGCGGGCGCCGTGACAATGACGCTTCCGCCTCCAAGTTCATGGGAGGCAATGCCTCCAGTACATCGGGCAGCACCCTGCCCAGCACCGCTGCAGGTTCCGCCAGCTCCGTGCTCGGCGGCAACCTGAGCGGCCACAAGGCCGATGAGCCCAGCAACCCTTCCCCTACCTCTTCCTATACCAGCACCGTGACCCCTGATACCACCGCCGGCACCGGCAGCAAACTGACGGTTGGCCCGAATATCAAGCTCAAGGGCGTCGAGATCACCGATTGCGACACCCTGGTGGTGGAAGGCACGGTCGAGGCCACGATGGACTCCCGTGTGATCCAGATCACTGCTGATGGCGCCTTTCGGGGTTCCGCAGAAATCGACATCGCCGAGATTCATGGCGAGTTCGAAGGCAACCTGACGGTGCGCGACAAGCTGGTAATTTTTGGCACCGGCCGCGTCCACGGCAAGATCCGCTACGGCAAGGTCATCATCGAAGAAGGCGGCCAGCTGACCGGTGAGATCGAATGCTCCAACAGCACCCGCAAGCCCGTGGCTGCGAGTACCAGCACCCCGGCTGCTAGCAAGACGGAAAAGCCCGCCGAGAGCCTGGCTTGA
- a CDS encoding thioesterase family protein: MSTATLPTPQLEAPAYVSMQGLDNAYVEGLRDIFEERIVFNKLLGLKLQAVQDDAVWASLEMRDELIGHFGLQRVHGGVISASLDALGGIAVMAASGAKHAGEPVMQRLMRFAKLGTIDLRVDYLRPGTQGPFGLQARVLRLGSRVATTRSDFCDSSGQVLATATAAYIVS, encoded by the coding sequence ATGAGCACCGCCACCTTGCCCACGCCGCAGCTTGAAGCACCAGCCTATGTCTCTATGCAAGGTCTGGATAACGCCTATGTCGAAGGCCTGCGCGATATCTTTGAAGAACGCATCGTCTTCAACAAACTGCTGGGTCTCAAGCTCCAGGCGGTGCAGGACGATGCGGTCTGGGCGAGCTTGGAGATGCGCGACGAGCTGATCGGCCATTTTGGATTGCAGCGGGTGCATGGCGGCGTCATCAGTGCCAGCCTGGACGCGCTGGGCGGTATCGCGGTGATGGCGGCCTCCGGCGCCAAGCATGCGGGGGAGCCGGTGATGCAGCGCCTGATGCGTTTTGCCAAGCTGGGCACCATTGATTTGCGGGTGGACTATCTGCGTCCCGGCACCCAAGGACCTTTTGGATTGCAGGCCCGAGTGCTGCGGCTAGGCTCGCGGGTGGCCACCACGCGCTCGGATTTTTGCGACAGCAGCGGCCAGGTGCTGGCCACCGCCACAGCCGCCTACATCGTGTCCTGA
- a CDS encoding glycosyltransferase family 2 protein: MPENLPPAPPTARTAPRPPLRLSCVVPAYNEASNLEAFLPALYETVRALSVDCEIVLVNDGSKDATDEVAERLGQQLPLHYIQLARNFGKEAAMTAGLDYARGNAVLLIDADFQHPLPLIAEMVQLWQSGYDMVYGVIADRAGEAKAKRWGTWLFYYLMNRDNAVHIPENAGDFRLMDRKVVDALRQLPERNRFMKGLYAWVGFKSVALPFVPDSRRSGQSSFNFTRLFGLAFQGLTSFTTLPLRIWSLVGFCISVMAIIYGIYITIETIVLDNPIDGWPTLAAGLMLFSGVQLMSIGMLGEYIGRIYDEVKRRPLYIVAQNDDHSTVSSELATPALVPASATAPAPVAPMPPES, from the coding sequence ATGCCTGAAAACCTGCCCCCCGCTCCGCCCACCGCCCGCACCGCGCCTCGGCCGCCCTTGCGCCTGAGCTGTGTGGTGCCCGCCTATAACGAAGCCAGCAACCTGGAAGCCTTTTTGCCCGCGCTGTATGAGACGGTGCGCGCGCTCTCAGTGGACTGCGAGATTGTGCTGGTCAACGACGGCAGCAAGGACGCGACCGACGAAGTAGCCGAGCGCTTGGGCCAGCAGCTGCCGCTGCACTACATCCAGCTGGCGCGTAATTTTGGCAAGGAAGCGGCGATGACGGCAGGGCTGGACTATGCACGCGGCAATGCCGTGCTGTTGATCGATGCCGACTTCCAGCATCCGCTGCCTTTGATTGCCGAGATGGTGCAGCTGTGGCAGAGCGGCTATGACATGGTCTACGGCGTGATCGCCGACCGCGCTGGCGAGGCCAAGGCCAAGCGCTGGGGCACCTGGCTGTTCTATTACTTGATGAACCGCGACAACGCCGTGCATATCCCGGAGAATGCCGGCGATTTCCGGCTGATGGACCGCAAGGTGGTGGATGCGCTGCGCCAGCTGCCCGAGCGCAACCGCTTTATGAAGGGCCTGTACGCCTGGGTCGGCTTCAAGAGCGTGGCCCTGCCCTTTGTGCCCGACAGCCGGCGCAGCGGCCAGTCCAGCTTCAACTTCACCCGGCTGTTTGGCCTGGCGTTCCAGGGGCTGACCTCGTTCACCACCTTGCCGCTGCGCATCTGGAGCCTGGTGGGCTTTTGCATTTCGGTGATGGCCATCATCTACGGCATCTACATCACCATCGAGACCATCGTGCTGGACAACCCCATCGACGGATGGCCGACCTTGGCGGCCGGCCTGATGCTGTTTTCCGGCGTGCAGCTGATGTCCATCGGCATGCTGGGCGAGTACATCGGCCGCATTTACGACGAGGTCAAGCGCCGGCCTTTGTATATCGTCGCGCAGAACGACGACCACAGCACGGTGAGCAGCGAGCTGGCGACACCCGCACTGGTCCCCGCATCTGCCACCGCGCCCGCCCCTGTGGCCCCCATGCCGCCGGAGTCCTGA
- a CDS encoding GtrA family protein — protein sequence MIPAVAERLRRLPQGLQFIAVGGSAAATHLMVVLLLVGGAGMAPLLANVLAFLVAFVVSYSGHAWLTFADKKAPHAQALPRFFLVACSSFALNELLYYLALHQLHWHYAWSLVAVLVVVAVFTFVAAKCWAFAHAAPH from the coding sequence CTGATCCCTGCTGTGGCCGAGCGCCTGCGCAGACTGCCGCAAGGTCTGCAGTTCATCGCCGTGGGCGGCTCAGCCGCTGCCACGCATTTGATGGTGGTGCTGCTGCTGGTGGGCGGCGCAGGCATGGCGCCGTTGCTGGCCAATGTGCTGGCTTTTCTGGTCGCCTTTGTCGTCAGCTACAGCGGCCACGCCTGGCTGACCTTTGCCGATAAAAAGGCGCCGCATGCCCAGGCGTTGCCGCGCTTCTTTCTGGTCGCCTGCAGCTCCTTCGCCCTCAATGAACTGCTGTACTACCTGGCCCTGCACCAGCTGCACTGGCACTATGCCTGGAGCCTGGTCGCGGTGCTGGTGGTCGTGGCGGTATTCACCTTTGTCGCAGCCAAGTGCTGGGCCTTTGCCCATGCTGCGCCGCACTGA
- a CDS encoding ChbG/HpnK family deacetylase produces the protein MKNITLCADDFALHPAVDAAVLELAALGRLSATSCMTTAPGWRNAARALPAVRGQLDLGLHFNLTEGHGVAPDTAITRILSQAYSARLSAAALRDAWRRQLDAFEDALGMPPVYVDGHQHVHQLPGVRKAMLAELSARYGAAARQIWIRSTAPAGALRWQAKSATIALLGGYRLSHQLQRQQWATNQGFAGVYGFDAPTEAAYGDLMAQWLAECQDGSLLMCHPAQTPMPEDAIGQQRPVEWAYLRSPAFGELLAAQGCRIGKLAPAKGA, from the coding sequence ATGAAGAACATCACCCTCTGCGCCGATGATTTCGCGCTGCACCCGGCGGTTGATGCCGCCGTGCTGGAGCTGGCAGCACTGGGCCGCCTGTCTGCTACCAGCTGCATGACCACGGCCCCGGGCTGGCGCAATGCGGCGCGGGCCTTGCCCGCAGTGCGTGGCCAGCTGGACCTGGGCCTGCATTTCAACCTGACCGAAGGCCATGGCGTGGCGCCCGATACCGCCATCACGCGCATTCTCAGCCAGGCCTATTCCGCCCGGCTGTCTGCCGCTGCGCTGCGCGACGCCTGGCGCCGCCAGCTCGATGCCTTTGAGGATGCGCTGGGCATGCCGCCCGTCTATGTGGATGGCCACCAGCATGTGCACCAGCTGCCCGGCGTGCGCAAAGCGATGCTGGCCGAGCTCAGCGCCCGCTATGGCGCGGCCGCCCGGCAGATCTGGATCCGCTCCACCGCCCCCGCAGGCGCTTTGCGCTGGCAGGCCAAATCGGCCACGATTGCGCTCCTGGGTGGCTACCGCTTGAGCCACCAGCTGCAGCGCCAGCAATGGGCAACGAACCAGGGCTTTGCGGGAGTCTATGGTTTTGATGCGCCGACGGAGGCCGCCTATGGCGACCTGATGGCGCAATGGCTGGCTGAATGCCAAGACGGCAGCCTCTTGATGTGCCACCCGGCACAAACGCCAATGCCGGAGGACGCGATTGGTCAGCAACGCCCGGTGGAATGGGCCTATCTGCGCTCGCCAGCGTTTGGCGAGCTGCTGGCAGCGCAGGGCTGCCGCATTGGCAAGCTGGCGCCTGCCAAGGGCGCCTGA